One genomic region from Syngnathus typhle isolate RoL2023-S1 ecotype Sweden linkage group LG17, RoL_Styp_1.0, whole genome shotgun sequence encodes:
- the LOC133170400 gene encoding integrin alpha-3-like isoform X3, with the protein MATCMCLVVSVYVLACAASNVDTRFPLLKTGADGTFFGLSVALHLDLKSRTHLLLVGAPREMAEAEVPANRTGGVYICPLTGNQSDCKRLSLIKTNLEPSEDVVEDMWLGVSLASQGPPGGRVLACGHRFVKIYGASKLRHMIGRCYLRANDLHHADADDQWRTPEQVCSHLGDVSGEVMCNSGMSAAIFRHDIIIGSPGSYQWQGNVHVSWNNPHVAFDTRRSAFPNLQRRNIYLGYSVTQAAGLLSQDDVTIVTAGAPKDTKEDARGSVLLAVKNGTGSALAIRQTLRGEQTGSYFGNAVAAADLDNDGWCDLLVGAPFYFRRQQEVGGAVYVYMNAGGRFHSMPTLVLKGPPASAFGMAVAHAGDLDRDGFQDIAVGAPFQGTGSVLIWRGSSTGLSTQPSQVITGSSLSTRFSTFGFSLSAGLDVDGNKHPDLLVGSLDDTAVLLRTRPVIHLNQTIRVSPNIVDPNTCDFCVEVELCFSYTRSTGKMHQRDNITVHFSVAADVSSLKPRLRFRGNGQSVYSGLLLVPERRCKTLSVGLLTPVRDQVEALVFSLNASLHQKMPKNKDPLQDLASFPVLSRRPQPVRTQVHIQKSCGSDNLCHSNLQMTAHFTDFRQQPLSTCSGRQVWFYEGGVDRLLLAVNISNTEEDAHLAVLNVSVPPALVYSGVRTKGGVQEVQCSVEGSVVLCEFGNPFKSNQTVEVWIILEPSEISWDTRDVELLLQMSTLSEQTDLTPVWVSLMVNFSVDISLMLTQQPGPAPFSGHVLGESAMKTTQDVGPLLLFTFQVHVGGWPPGRRGNLELAFDWPSELSNGKRLLYLTEITLNGSAESRCVPSGDVINPLRLKLSREELERWARWNPDQEKEARNDEGALRGPPRSNKSYILDCVNGGAKCVQFSCQLSHVKKSASVTLRARLWKATMLEHYMDARVVLIRGKATLRLGVINMEPPGAQMEVYAYPDLERQMGSGAPLWMILASILVGLGLLALICTLLWNCGFFVRSRTWRAAAQHQGRILPAEERHACRDAVLATSRTKPKRWRTWTAVD; encoded by the exons ATGGCGACATGCATGTGCCTGGTGGTGAGCGTGTATGTGTTGGCATGTGCGGCATCCAACGTGGACACGCGCTTCCCGCTACTCAAGACAGGGGCGGACGGAACTTTTTTTGGACTTTCAGTCGCTCTGCATCTTGACCTCAAGTCACGCACGCACCT TCTATTGGTCGGCGCTCCCAGAGAGATGGCGGAGGCGGAAGTGCCGGCCAATCGAACAGGGGGTGTGTACATCTGCCCGCTCACTGGTAACCAATCGGATTGCAAGAGGCTATCGCTCATCAAGACAA ACTTGGAGCCGTCCGAGGACGTGGTTGAAGACATGTGGCTGGGCGTGTCACTTGCCAGTCAGGGGCCACCCGGGGGGCGGGTCCTG GCATGCGGCCATCGATTTGTGAAGATTTACGGCGCGTCCAAACTCCGGCACATGATCGGTCGCTGTTATCTCCGTGCCAACGACCTTCACCATGCAGATGCTGACGACCAATGGCGGACACCTGAGCAGGTGTGCAG TCACCTGGGCGACGTGAGCGGGGAGGTCATGTGTAACTCGGGAATGTCTGCCGCCATCTTTcgccatgacatcatcatcgGATCGCCTGGAAGTTACCAATGGCAAG GAAACGTCCATGTGAGCTGGAACAATCCTCATGTTGCCTTTGACACCAGGAGGAGCGCTTTCCCAAACCTGCAGCGAAGGAACATCTACTTAG gctaTTCAGTCACTCAGGCAGCGGGTCTTCTCTCACAGGATGATGTCACCATAGTAACAG CAGGTGCTCCAAAAGACACTAAAGAGGACGCTCGCGGTTCTGTGCTCCTGGCAGTCAAAAATGGCACCGGTAGTGCGCTAGCTATCCGGCAGACGCTGAGAGGAGAACAGACGGGCTCGTACTTCGGGAACGCCGTGGCTGCCGCAGACTTGGACAACGACGG GTGGTGCGACCTGCTGGTGGGCGCGCCTTTCTACTTCCGGCGGCAGCAGGAAGTGGGCGGGGCGGTTTACGTGTATATGAACGCAGGGGGGCGCTTTCACTCAATGCCCACTTTAGTGCTGAAGGGGCCGCCCGCTTCGGCGTTCGGGATGGCTGTCGCCCACGCCGGGGATCTCGACCGAGACGGCTTTCAGG ACATTGCGGTGGGCGCTCCGTTCCAAGGAACAGGAAGCGTTCTGATTTGGCGCGGGAGCAGCACTGGCCTCTCCACGCAACCCAGCCAG GTTATCACCGGCAGCAGTTTGTCGACTCGTTTCTCCACTTTCGGGTTCTCGTTGTCCGCCGGACTGGACGTGGATGGCAACAAACATCCAGACCTTCTGGTTGGCTCTCTGGATGACACCGCCGTCCTTCTCAG AACCCGTCCAGTGATTCACCTCAACCAAACCATAAGAGTGTCCCCAAACATAGTGGACCCCAACACTTGTGACTTTTG TGTTGAGGTGGAGCTTTGTTTCTCGTACACGCGGAGTACTGGCAAAATGCACCAGCGAGACAACATCA CCGTCCATTTCTCCGTGGCCGCCGACGTCAGCAGCCTGAAGCCCCGCCTGCGTTTCCGTGGCAATGGTCAGAGCGTGTACTCCGGCTTGTTGCTAGTTCCTGAGCGTCGCTGCAAAACTCTGAGTGTCGGATTGCTG ACTCCGGTCCGAGACCAAGTGGAAGCGTTGGTGTTCTCGCTCAATGCGTCTCTACACCAGAAGATGCCCAAGAACAAAGACCCCCTCCAGGACCTGGCATCTTTTCCCGTGCTTAGCCGCAGACCCCAACCCGTCCGAACCCAG GTTCACATCCAGAAGTCGTGTGGTTCTGATAACCTTTGCCACAGCAACCTGCAGATGACAGCCCATTTCACAGACTTCAGGCAGCAGCCACTGAGCAC GTGCTCTGGCCGTCAGGTGTGGTTCTACGAGGGTGGTGTAGACCGTCTTCTGTTGGCGGTCAACATCAGCAACACAGAGGAGGACGCTCACTTAGCCGTTCTCAACGTTAGCGTCCCGCCTGCGCTGGTCTACTCCGGAGTCCGAACAAAG GGTGGCGTCCAGGAGGTCCAATGTTCCGTGGAAGGTTCTGTGGTTCTCTGCGAGTTTGGGAACCCATTCAAAAGCAACCAAACG GTCGAAGTGTGGATCATTTTGGAGCCGTCAGAGATCAGTTGGGATACTCGGGATGTGGAGCTCCTGCTGCAGATGTCCAC ACTCAGCGAGCAGACGGACTTGACTCCAGTTTGGGTCTCCTTGATGGTCAACTTTTCGGTGGACATTTCCCTCATGTT GACCCAACAGccaggccccgcccccttcaGCGGTCACGTGTTGGGCGAGTCTGCCATGAAGACCACGCAGGACGTGGGTCCTCTGCTTCTCTTCACCTTCCAG GTGCATGTGGGCGGTTGGCCACCGGGTCGCCGGGGCAACCTGGAGCTGGCGTTCGATTGGCCGAGTGAGCTGTCCAACGGGAAGCGGCTGCTCTACCTGACTGAGATCACGCTGAACGGAAGCGCCGAGTCGCGATGCGTTCCCTCTGGCGACGTTATCAACCCGCTCCGCCTCAAG CTTTCCAGAGAGGAACTGGAGAGGTGGGCAAGGTGGAATCCAGACCAGGAAAAGGAAGCAAGGAATGACGAGGGAGCGTTACGCGGCCCACCTCGCAGCAACAAATCTTATATCCTG GACTGCGTGAATGGCGGTGCCAAGTGCGTGCAATTTTCATGTCAATTGTCGCACGTGAAGAAGAGCGCCAGCGTGACGCTGCGAGCACGCCTGTGGAAGGCCACCATGTTGGAG CACTACATGGACGCCAGGGTCGTGCTGATCCGGGGAAAGGCTACTCTCAGGCTGGGGGTCATCAACATGGAGCCCCCCGGTGCACAG ATGGAGGTCTACGCTTACCCTGACCTGGAAAGACAGATGGGCAGTGGCGCCCCCCTGTGGATGATTCTGGCATCCATCCTGGTTGGACTGGGGCTGCTAGCGCTTATCTGCACGCTGCTGTGGAAC TGCGGCTTCTTTGTGCGCAGTCGCACATGGCGAGCAGCGGCGCAGCACCAAGGTCGGATCCTGCCGGCGGAGGAGCGGCACGCTTGCCGGGACGCCGTCTTGGCCACAAGCAGAACCAAACCCAAACGCTGGCGAACCTGGACCGCCGTGGACTAA
- the LOC133170400 gene encoding integrin alpha-3-like isoform X4 yields MATCMCLVVSVYVLACAASNVDTRFPLLKTGADGTFFGLSVALHLDLKSRTHLLLVGAPREMAEAEVPANRTGGVYICPLTGNQSDCKRLSLIKTNLEPSEDVVEDMWLGVSLASQGPPGGRVLACGHRFVKIYGASKLRHMIGRCYLRANDLHHADADDQWRTPEQVCSHLGDVSGEVMCNSGMSAAIFRHDIIIGSPGSYQWQGNVHVSWNNPHVAFDTRRSAFPNLQRRNIYLGYSVTQAAGLLSQDDVTIVTGAPKDTKEDARGSVLLAVKNGTGSALAIRQTLRGEQTGSYFGNAVAAADLDNDGWCDLLVGAPFYFRRQQEVGGAVYVYMNAGGRFHSMPTLVLKGPPASAFGMAVAHAGDLDRDGFQDIAVGAPFQGTGSVLIWRGSSTGLSTQPSQVITGSSLSTRFSTFGFSLSAGLDVDGNKHPDLLVGSLDDTAVLLRTRPVIHLNQTIRVSPNIVDPNTCDFCVEVELCFSYTRSTGKMHQRDNITVHFSVAADVSSLKPRLRFRGNGQSVYSGLLLVPERRCKTLSVGLLTPVRDQVEALVFSLNASLHQKMPKNKDPLQDLASFPVLSRRPQPVRTQVHIQKSCGSDNLCHSNLQMTAHFTDFRQQPLSTCSGRQVWFYEGGVDRLLLAVNISNTEEDAHLAVLNVSVPPALVYSGVRTKGGVQEVQCSVEGSVVLCEFGNPFKSNQTVEVWIILEPSEISWDTRDVELLLQMSTLSEQTDLTPVWVSLMVNFSVDISLMLTQQPGPAPFSGHVLGESAMKTTQDVGPLLLFTFQVHVGGWPPGRRGNLELAFDWPSELSNGKRLLYLTEITLNGSAESRCVPSGDVINPLRLKLSREELERWARWNPDQEKEARNDEGALRGPPRSNKSYILDCVNGGAKCVQFSCQLSHVKKSASVTLRARLWKATMLEHYMDARVVLIRGKATLRLGVINMEPPGAQMEVYAYPDLERQMGSGAPLWMILASILVGLGLLALICTLLWNCGFFVRSRTWRAAAQHQGRILPAEERHACRDAVLATSRTKPKRWRTWTAVD; encoded by the exons ATGGCGACATGCATGTGCCTGGTGGTGAGCGTGTATGTGTTGGCATGTGCGGCATCCAACGTGGACACGCGCTTCCCGCTACTCAAGACAGGGGCGGACGGAACTTTTTTTGGACTTTCAGTCGCTCTGCATCTTGACCTCAAGTCACGCACGCACCT TCTATTGGTCGGCGCTCCCAGAGAGATGGCGGAGGCGGAAGTGCCGGCCAATCGAACAGGGGGTGTGTACATCTGCCCGCTCACTGGTAACCAATCGGATTGCAAGAGGCTATCGCTCATCAAGACAA ACTTGGAGCCGTCCGAGGACGTGGTTGAAGACATGTGGCTGGGCGTGTCACTTGCCAGTCAGGGGCCACCCGGGGGGCGGGTCCTG GCATGCGGCCATCGATTTGTGAAGATTTACGGCGCGTCCAAACTCCGGCACATGATCGGTCGCTGTTATCTCCGTGCCAACGACCTTCACCATGCAGATGCTGACGACCAATGGCGGACACCTGAGCAGGTGTGCAG TCACCTGGGCGACGTGAGCGGGGAGGTCATGTGTAACTCGGGAATGTCTGCCGCCATCTTTcgccatgacatcatcatcgGATCGCCTGGAAGTTACCAATGGCAAG GAAACGTCCATGTGAGCTGGAACAATCCTCATGTTGCCTTTGACACCAGGAGGAGCGCTTTCCCAAACCTGCAGCGAAGGAACATCTACTTAG gctaTTCAGTCACTCAGGCAGCGGGTCTTCTCTCACAGGATGATGTCACCATAGTAACAG GTGCTCCAAAAGACACTAAAGAGGACGCTCGCGGTTCTGTGCTCCTGGCAGTCAAAAATGGCACCGGTAGTGCGCTAGCTATCCGGCAGACGCTGAGAGGAGAACAGACGGGCTCGTACTTCGGGAACGCCGTGGCTGCCGCAGACTTGGACAACGACGG GTGGTGCGACCTGCTGGTGGGCGCGCCTTTCTACTTCCGGCGGCAGCAGGAAGTGGGCGGGGCGGTTTACGTGTATATGAACGCAGGGGGGCGCTTTCACTCAATGCCCACTTTAGTGCTGAAGGGGCCGCCCGCTTCGGCGTTCGGGATGGCTGTCGCCCACGCCGGGGATCTCGACCGAGACGGCTTTCAGG ACATTGCGGTGGGCGCTCCGTTCCAAGGAACAGGAAGCGTTCTGATTTGGCGCGGGAGCAGCACTGGCCTCTCCACGCAACCCAGCCAG GTTATCACCGGCAGCAGTTTGTCGACTCGTTTCTCCACTTTCGGGTTCTCGTTGTCCGCCGGACTGGACGTGGATGGCAACAAACATCCAGACCTTCTGGTTGGCTCTCTGGATGACACCGCCGTCCTTCTCAG AACCCGTCCAGTGATTCACCTCAACCAAACCATAAGAGTGTCCCCAAACATAGTGGACCCCAACACTTGTGACTTTTG TGTTGAGGTGGAGCTTTGTTTCTCGTACACGCGGAGTACTGGCAAAATGCACCAGCGAGACAACATCA CCGTCCATTTCTCCGTGGCCGCCGACGTCAGCAGCCTGAAGCCCCGCCTGCGTTTCCGTGGCAATGGTCAGAGCGTGTACTCCGGCTTGTTGCTAGTTCCTGAGCGTCGCTGCAAAACTCTGAGTGTCGGATTGCTG ACTCCGGTCCGAGACCAAGTGGAAGCGTTGGTGTTCTCGCTCAATGCGTCTCTACACCAGAAGATGCCCAAGAACAAAGACCCCCTCCAGGACCTGGCATCTTTTCCCGTGCTTAGCCGCAGACCCCAACCCGTCCGAACCCAG GTTCACATCCAGAAGTCGTGTGGTTCTGATAACCTTTGCCACAGCAACCTGCAGATGACAGCCCATTTCACAGACTTCAGGCAGCAGCCACTGAGCAC GTGCTCTGGCCGTCAGGTGTGGTTCTACGAGGGTGGTGTAGACCGTCTTCTGTTGGCGGTCAACATCAGCAACACAGAGGAGGACGCTCACTTAGCCGTTCTCAACGTTAGCGTCCCGCCTGCGCTGGTCTACTCCGGAGTCCGAACAAAG GGTGGCGTCCAGGAGGTCCAATGTTCCGTGGAAGGTTCTGTGGTTCTCTGCGAGTTTGGGAACCCATTCAAAAGCAACCAAACG GTCGAAGTGTGGATCATTTTGGAGCCGTCAGAGATCAGTTGGGATACTCGGGATGTGGAGCTCCTGCTGCAGATGTCCAC ACTCAGCGAGCAGACGGACTTGACTCCAGTTTGGGTCTCCTTGATGGTCAACTTTTCGGTGGACATTTCCCTCATGTT GACCCAACAGccaggccccgcccccttcaGCGGTCACGTGTTGGGCGAGTCTGCCATGAAGACCACGCAGGACGTGGGTCCTCTGCTTCTCTTCACCTTCCAG GTGCATGTGGGCGGTTGGCCACCGGGTCGCCGGGGCAACCTGGAGCTGGCGTTCGATTGGCCGAGTGAGCTGTCCAACGGGAAGCGGCTGCTCTACCTGACTGAGATCACGCTGAACGGAAGCGCCGAGTCGCGATGCGTTCCCTCTGGCGACGTTATCAACCCGCTCCGCCTCAAG CTTTCCAGAGAGGAACTGGAGAGGTGGGCAAGGTGGAATCCAGACCAGGAAAAGGAAGCAAGGAATGACGAGGGAGCGTTACGCGGCCCACCTCGCAGCAACAAATCTTATATCCTG GACTGCGTGAATGGCGGTGCCAAGTGCGTGCAATTTTCATGTCAATTGTCGCACGTGAAGAAGAGCGCCAGCGTGACGCTGCGAGCACGCCTGTGGAAGGCCACCATGTTGGAG CACTACATGGACGCCAGGGTCGTGCTGATCCGGGGAAAGGCTACTCTCAGGCTGGGGGTCATCAACATGGAGCCCCCCGGTGCACAG ATGGAGGTCTACGCTTACCCTGACCTGGAAAGACAGATGGGCAGTGGCGCCCCCCTGTGGATGATTCTGGCATCCATCCTGGTTGGACTGGGGCTGCTAGCGCTTATCTGCACGCTGCTGTGGAAC TGCGGCTTCTTTGTGCGCAGTCGCACATGGCGAGCAGCGGCGCAGCACCAAGGTCGGATCCTGCCGGCGGAGGAGCGGCACGCTTGCCGGGACGCCGTCTTGGCCACAAGCAGAACCAAACCCAAACGCTGGCGAACCTGGACCGCCGTGGACTAA